In Ciconia boyciana chromosome 12, ASM3463844v1, whole genome shotgun sequence, a genomic segment contains:
- the MORC4 gene encoding LOW QUALITY PROTEIN: MORC family CW-type zinc finger protein 4 (The sequence of the model RefSeq protein was modified relative to this genomic sequence to represent the inferred CDS: inserted 1 base in 1 codon) produces the protein MQRRGMFLRAAVFLPAAIASRLRDSPHNCPSGNASHPSVTAKLFCIDVVELKGHLYLTFMDNGAGMTPHKLYCMLSFSFTEKTLKRDHLSIGLYGFKSGSMWLGKDAILFTKTGGALSMALLSQTFMDRVHAETVIIPLVSFNQQNEQMIVTEDXEAILEHTVFNTREELLAQFDALPGKKDMRILIWNIRRNEDGKLELDFDMDKHDIRIAEFLADDGEILSRKVLHSQKMVPEFPGPEMGSCLAPKEQEYSDEEKRPGYRQKCQKGELDRERKRRLLSSSGESVEQQVRQEGEGCRGQHKESLDA, from the exons ATGCAGAGAAGAGGAATGTTCCTAAGAGCCgctgtttttctccctgctgccatCGCCTCCAGGTTGCGTGACTCCCCTCACAACTGTCCTTCTG gCAATGCTTCGCATCCCAGCGTGACAGCTAAGCTTTTCTGCATTGATGTCGTGGAGCTCAAGGGTCACCTTTATCTAACTTTTATGGATAACGGGGCAGGAATGACTCCTCACAAACTCTACTGCATGCTCAG CTTTAGTTTCACAGAGAAGACTTTGAAGAGAGACCACCTGTCCATTGGATTGTATGGATTCAAGTCTGGCTCCATGTGGCTGGGGAAGGATGCCATCCTCTTCACCAAGACTGGAGGGGCTCTCAGCATGGCACTGCTTTCCCAGACCTTCATGGACCGTGTCCATGCTGAGACAGTGATTATCCCACTGGTGTCATTCAACCAGCAAAATG AGCAAATGATTGTTACTGAAG TGGAGGCCATCCTGGAGCATACTGTCTTCAACAccagggaggagctgctggcacaGTTCGATGCCCTTCCAGGCAAAAAGGACATGCGCATCCTCATCTGGAACATACGCAG aaatgaagacGGGAAGCTGGAGCTGGATTTTGATATGGACAAGCATGATATTCGGATAGCAGAATTCCTTGCAGACGATGGGGAGATTCTCAGCAGAAAGGTTCTGCACTCTCAGAAGATGGTTCCAGAGTTTCCTGGCCCAGAAATGGG AAGCTGTTTGGCACCCAAGGAGCAGGAATACAGTGATGAGGAGAAGAGACCTGGATACAGACAGAAATGCCAGAAGGG GGAGCtggacagagagaggaagaggagattgTTGTCATCATCCGGGGAGAGTGTGGAACAGCAAgtgaggcaggagggagaaggctgcaggggCCAGCACAAGGAAAGCCTTGATGCTTGA